The Sebastes fasciatus isolate fSebFas1 chromosome 4, fSebFas1.pri, whole genome shotgun sequence genome window below encodes:
- the edc4 gene encoding enhancer of mRNA-decapping protein 4 isoform X1, producing the protein MASNSNIDIEGATQHLRDILKLDRPGNSTEAPSSDGPRMPSFNGELNGLLGASGLLGGRDQSTMSDSTRPISTDLSTTQECQIICLSGDDGSTCIPITSNNVEIVASQDSSISSKARGSSKVKIQPVAKYDWEHKYYYGRLIAVSNSFLAYAIRGANNHAMIRVLSVTFAERSLLKGFTGAVTDLAFAHLDSSLLGCVDEAGNLIVWQLTCTGSKILDQVVIHVRRPEDSPLNSHRRLIWCPFIQDDNEENQDDTSQTLALLHEDMAEVWDLEVLRANHSSWPIDATDLKEGLITIKGHTQRVSEGALSPDGTVLATASHDGYIKFWQIYIEGVQDKPRCLHELRPHGGRPLSCLLFCDNHKRQDPEVPFWRFLITGADQNQELKMWCTVSWTCLQTIRFSPDLFNSSVLPSLKASLDLSSEYLILTDVQRKVLYVMELRQDLDKGKANFTAVSEFLLTHPVLSFGVRDVAHSRLRHTEVLPAEEESESMTTEGTQGPTESKSGIQIKLYCVHTKSLQDVQIWFQPHLGSSSSVFLPHSDSQDGFAGFSDHLTDQSSDKESGGGSQTDLRKIPSLPAPADFLSNSGASSGIKLMTPDAFMTPSTSVPASPGSSASSLTIVTAISSNSDSTNRTMDDISQSPNRAENNNSSLALSTSTSSPRPASAVLLPGLESLQALSSPIGPMALDSPQILDSPLLPPLASPTRARSPDVISSASTAMSQDMPEIASQTMQLQRGLVSSLEPLPLSALQTDSMASAASALHLLTSPRTANNGLLPLELGGAEGPVGGSVESEPRLSNTPSLLENALSQENPGVGGGSSDGGVGLTPWPAAPDITRETRNSLRDNGLGDCSREESKDRHLSSPYHRRSYHLTQNDGQDAGADQSDPDDEVASLASSSGNCGARSSHRLPVKDWKTSPRGSPKVKRKSKKDDGDLSHSRQMDSGQMNAEVQNELLMLLRSQQRELTELRGQIEAMQSTIMARVEHVLTNHQEQEQRRLERVLAESQNHQQQLQEQLSQQLSHTLSSVLTNKMDKVLREEMKKTVPQTISKSLEPVTGQLSSTIAAKLTAVEITLKDNVSKVVKSKNTTDAIGRAAAEAMQGPIQAAYKDAFQSIVLPVFERGCQSMFQQINDSFKQGTKEYIQQLETHMKNRKQREQETRDPVIAQLQQSIESFQSSTDQLANNITSNVRADVQHQIQMMVGNLQESILSHVQRIVKGEVSLAMKEQQVVVTSSIMQAMRSAAGTPVPTAHLDYQTQQANILQLLQQGQLNQAFQQALSATDLNLVLYVCDTIDSQQVFGQHACPLSQPVLLSLIQQLSSNLTTRSELKISYLEDAVMNLDHGDPLTRDHMSSVLAQVRPKLFAFLQQDPHSPLSKRARRLMMMLQGLVSH; encoded by the exons ATGGCGTCCAACTCTAACATAGACATCGAGGGTGCGACCCAGCACCTCCGGGACATCCTGAAGCTCGACCGGCCCGGGAACAGCACCG AAGCACCATCAAGTGATGGTCCAAGAATGCCGTCTTTTAACGGAGAGCTGAATGGGTTACTGGGAGCATCAGGCCTTCTCGGGGGCCGTGATCAGTCAACCATGTCAGACTCTACCAGACCCATCTCCACAGACCTCAGCACCACTCAGGAGTGTCAGATAAT CTGCCTTTCTGGTGATGATGGCTCCACCTGTATCCCCATCACCTCCAACAATGTGGAGATTGTGGCGAGCCAAGATTCCAGCATCAGCAGCAAGGCTCGTGGCAGCAGCAAG gTGAAGATTCAACCTGTTGCCAAGTACGACTGGGAACACAAGTATTATTATGGCCGACTGATAGCCGTGTCCAACTCCTTCCTGGCCTACGCCATCAGAG GAGCCAACAACCATGCAATGATTCGTGTCCTGAGTGTGACTTTTGCTGAGCGCTCCCTACTGAAGGGCTTCACTGGAGCTGTCACAGATCTGGCTTTCGCCCACCTCGACTCCTCCCTGTTGGGTTGCGTAGATGAAGCGGGCAACCTGATAGTCTGGCAGCTCACCTGCACTGGAAGCAAGATACT TGATCAGGTGGTGATTCATGTCCGACGGCCAGAAGACTCTCCACTGAACTCCCACCGTCGCCTCATCTGGTGCCCGTTCATCCAGGACGACAATGAGGAGAATCAGGATGACACTAGCCAGACCTTAGCCCTTCTACATGAAGACATG GCTGAGGTGTGGGACTTGGAAGTCTTGAGAGCCAACCACAGCAGTTGGCCCATCGACGCCACAGACCTGAAAGAAGGCCTCATCACAATCAAGGGTCATACGCAG CGAGTCAGCGAAGGGGCCCTGTCTCCCGATGGAACCGTGTTAGCCACAGCCAGCCATGATGGATATATCAAGTTCTGGCAGATATACATAGAAGGGGTACAGGACAAGCCGAG ATGTCTTCATGAATTGCGGCCTCACGGAGGACGCCCCCTGTCCTGCCTTCTTTTCTGCGACAACCACAAACGACAGGATCCCGA GGTTCCTTTCTGGCGGTTCCTTATAACTGGAGCGGATCAGAACCAGGAGTTGAAAATGTGGTGCACTGTTTCCTGGACCTGTTTACAGACCATCAG GTTTTCTCCAGATCTGTTTAACTCATCAGTTCTGCCAAGTCTGAAGGCCAGTCTGGACCTCTCCTCTGAGTATCTCATCCTCACCGACGTACAGAGGAAG GTTCTGTATGTGATGGAGTTGCGGCAGGATTTGGACAAAGGCAAGGCCAATTTCACAGCGGTGTCCGAGTTCCTGCTGACCCACCCTGTACTCAGCTTTGGGGTCCGGGATGTCGCCCATAGCCGATTGCGACACACTGAGGTTCTCcctgcagaggaggagagtgagagTATGACAACAG AGGGCACTCAAGGACCGACAGAGTCCAAGTCTGGGATCCAAATTAAACTCTACTGTGTTCACACCAA gAGTCTGCAGGATGTCCAGATCTGGTTTCAGCCCCACTTGGGTTCCAGCTCTTCAGTCTTCCTGCCTCACTCTGATTCCCAGGATGGTTTTG CAGGGTTTTCAGACCATCTCACTGACCAGAGCTCTGACAAGGAATCAGGAGGTGGCTCTCAGACAGACCTAAGGAAGATCCCATCACTTCCTGCTCCCGCTGACTTCCTGTCAAACTCTGGCGCCAGCAGTGGGATCAAGCTGATGACTCCTGACGCCTTCATGACACCAAGCACTTCG GTACCGGCATCTCCTGGCAGCAGCGCCAGCAGTCTGACCATTGTGACCGCTATCAGCAGCAACTCTGACtcaactaacag AACTATGGATGATATCAGTCAGAGTCCTAACAGAGCAGAGAACAACAACAGTAGTCTGGcactctccacctccaccagcagCCCAAGACCTGCTtctgctgtgctgctgcctgGACTGGAGAGCCTCCAG GCTTTGTCGTCCCCTATTGGTCCTATGGCACTCGACAGCCCTCAGATTCTGGATTCTCCCCTGCTGCCACCTCTGGCCTCTCCGACCAGGGCCCGCTCCCCCGACGTCATCTCCTCAGCCTCCACAGCCATGTCCCAGGACATGCCAGAGATCGCCTCCCAGACAATGCAGCTTCAGCGTGGACTAGTGTCCAGTTTGGAGCCCTTACCTCTTTCTGCtctccagacagacagcatgGCGTCTGCTGCATCTGCCCTGCACCTACTCACCTCACCACGCACAGCCAACAACGG CTTGTTGCCCCTCGAGCTCGGAGGTGCCGAAGGGCCAGTGGGCGGGTCAGTGGAGTCAGAGCCCAGACTCAGCAACACCCCGTCTCTACTTGAGAACGCCTTATCACAGGAGAACCCAGGGGTCGGTGGAGGGTCCTCAGATGGCGGTGTTGGCCTCACACCTTGGCCGGCAGCGCCTGACATCACTAGAGAAACCAGGAACAGCCTCAGGGACAATGGTCTTGGAGACTG TTCCAGAGAGGAGTCGAAGGACAGACACTTGAGCTCACCTTACCATCGACGCTCCTATCACCTCACACAGAATGACGGTCAGGACGCTGGCGCAGACCAGAG TGACCCTGACGACGAGGTGGCCAGCCTGGCATCATCCTCAGGAAATTGTGGCGCTCGTTCTTCTCACAGGCTGCCAGTTAAGGACTGGAAGACCTCACCACGAGGCTCGCCAAAAGTAAAGAGGAAGAGCAAGAAAGATGACGG TGATTTGTCTCACTCCAGGCAGATGGACTCTGGTCAG ATGAATGCAGAAGTACAGAACGAGTTGTTGATGCTCCTGCGTAGCCAGCAGAGGGAGTTAACTGAACTGCGTGGACAGATTGAAGCCATGCAGAGCACCATTATGGCCCGGGTGGAGCACGTCCTTACCAACCACCAGGAACAAGAAC AGCGCAGACTGGAGCGGGTTCTGGCAGAGAGTCAgaatcatcagcagcagcttcaggaaCAGCTCAGCCAGCAGCTCAGCCACACCCTCAGCTCGGTGCTAACCAACAAAATGGACAAGGTGCTACGAGAGGAAATGAAGAAAACAGTCCCACAAA CAATCTCTAAGAGTCTGGAGCCAGTGACAGGTCAGCTGAGCAGTACGATTGCTGCTAAGCTGACCGCTGTGGAGATCACCCTGAAGGACAACGTCAGCAAGGTGGTCAAATCCAAG AACACAACGGACGCAATTGGTCGAGCTGCAGCCGAAGCGATGCAGGGGCCCATCCAGGCGGCCTATAAAGACGCCTTCCAGAGCATCGTGCTGCCTGTTTTCGAAAGAGGCTGCCAGTCCATGTTTCAACAAATCAACGACAGCTTTAAACAAGGCACAAAAGAAT ACATCCAACAGCTTGAGACCCATATGAAGAACAGAaagcagagagagcaggagacaCGAGACCCCGTGATCGCTCAGCTCCAGCAGTCGATCGAAAGCTTCCAAAGCTCCACCGATCAGCTGGCCAATAACATCACATCTAATGTCCGGGCAGACGTCCAGCACCAGATCCAGATGATGGTGGGAAA TTTGCAGGAGTCTATTCTTAGCCACGTGCAGCGAATTGTCAAAGGGGAGGTGAGCCTGGCGATGAAGGAGCAGCAGGTGGTGGTTACCTCCAGCATCATGCAGGCGATGAGGTCAGCGGCTGGCACGCCCGTCCCAACAGCACACCTAGACTACCAGACACAGCAGGCCAAcatcctgcagctcctccagcaggGCCAGCTCAACCAGGCTTTCcagcag
- the edc4 gene encoding enhancer of mRNA-decapping protein 4 isoform X2: MASNSNIDIEGATQHLRDILKLDRPGNSTEAPSSDGPRMPSFNGELNGLLGASGLLGGRDQSTMSDSTRPISTDLSTTQECQIICLSGDDGSTCIPITSNNVEIVASQDSSISSKARGSSKVKIQPVAKYDWEHKYYYGRLIAVSNSFLAYAIRGANNHAMIRVLSVTFAERSLLKGFTGAVTDLAFAHLDSSLLGCVDEAGNLIVWQLTCTGSKILDQVVIHVRRPEDSPLNSHRRLIWCPFIQDDNEENQDDTSQTLALLHEDMAEVWDLEVLRANHSSWPIDATDLKEGLITIKGHTQRVSEGALSPDGTVLATASHDGYIKFWQIYIEGVQDKPRCLHELRPHGGRPLSCLLFCDNHKRQDPEVPFWRFLITGADQNQELKMWCTVSWTCLQTIRFSPDLFNSSVLPSLKASLDLSSEYLILTDVQRKVLYVMELRQDLDKGKANFTAVSEFLLTHPVLSFGVRDVAHSRLRHTEVLPAEEESESMTTEGTQGPTESKSGIQIKLYCVHTKSLQDVQIWFQPHLGSSSSVFLPHSDSQDGFGFSDHLTDQSSDKESGGGSQTDLRKIPSLPAPADFLSNSGASSGIKLMTPDAFMTPSTSVPASPGSSASSLTIVTAISSNSDSTNRTMDDISQSPNRAENNNSSLALSTSTSSPRPASAVLLPGLESLQALSSPIGPMALDSPQILDSPLLPPLASPTRARSPDVISSASTAMSQDMPEIASQTMQLQRGLVSSLEPLPLSALQTDSMASAASALHLLTSPRTANNGLLPLELGGAEGPVGGSVESEPRLSNTPSLLENALSQENPGVGGGSSDGGVGLTPWPAAPDITRETRNSLRDNGLGDCSREESKDRHLSSPYHRRSYHLTQNDGQDAGADQSDPDDEVASLASSSGNCGARSSHRLPVKDWKTSPRGSPKVKRKSKKDDGDLSHSRQMDSGQMNAEVQNELLMLLRSQQRELTELRGQIEAMQSTIMARVEHVLTNHQEQEQRRLERVLAESQNHQQQLQEQLSQQLSHTLSSVLTNKMDKVLREEMKKTVPQTISKSLEPVTGQLSSTIAAKLTAVEITLKDNVSKVVKSKNTTDAIGRAAAEAMQGPIQAAYKDAFQSIVLPVFERGCQSMFQQINDSFKQGTKEYIQQLETHMKNRKQREQETRDPVIAQLQQSIESFQSSTDQLANNITSNVRADVQHQIQMMVGNLQESILSHVQRIVKGEVSLAMKEQQVVVTSSIMQAMRSAAGTPVPTAHLDYQTQQANILQLLQQGQLNQAFQQALSATDLNLVLYVCDTIDSQQVFGQHACPLSQPVLLSLIQQLSSNLTTRSELKISYLEDAVMNLDHGDPLTRDHMSSVLAQVRPKLFAFLQQDPHSPLSKRARRLMMMLQGLVSH, from the exons ATGGCGTCCAACTCTAACATAGACATCGAGGGTGCGACCCAGCACCTCCGGGACATCCTGAAGCTCGACCGGCCCGGGAACAGCACCG AAGCACCATCAAGTGATGGTCCAAGAATGCCGTCTTTTAACGGAGAGCTGAATGGGTTACTGGGAGCATCAGGCCTTCTCGGGGGCCGTGATCAGTCAACCATGTCAGACTCTACCAGACCCATCTCCACAGACCTCAGCACCACTCAGGAGTGTCAGATAAT CTGCCTTTCTGGTGATGATGGCTCCACCTGTATCCCCATCACCTCCAACAATGTGGAGATTGTGGCGAGCCAAGATTCCAGCATCAGCAGCAAGGCTCGTGGCAGCAGCAAG gTGAAGATTCAACCTGTTGCCAAGTACGACTGGGAACACAAGTATTATTATGGCCGACTGATAGCCGTGTCCAACTCCTTCCTGGCCTACGCCATCAGAG GAGCCAACAACCATGCAATGATTCGTGTCCTGAGTGTGACTTTTGCTGAGCGCTCCCTACTGAAGGGCTTCACTGGAGCTGTCACAGATCTGGCTTTCGCCCACCTCGACTCCTCCCTGTTGGGTTGCGTAGATGAAGCGGGCAACCTGATAGTCTGGCAGCTCACCTGCACTGGAAGCAAGATACT TGATCAGGTGGTGATTCATGTCCGACGGCCAGAAGACTCTCCACTGAACTCCCACCGTCGCCTCATCTGGTGCCCGTTCATCCAGGACGACAATGAGGAGAATCAGGATGACACTAGCCAGACCTTAGCCCTTCTACATGAAGACATG GCTGAGGTGTGGGACTTGGAAGTCTTGAGAGCCAACCACAGCAGTTGGCCCATCGACGCCACAGACCTGAAAGAAGGCCTCATCACAATCAAGGGTCATACGCAG CGAGTCAGCGAAGGGGCCCTGTCTCCCGATGGAACCGTGTTAGCCACAGCCAGCCATGATGGATATATCAAGTTCTGGCAGATATACATAGAAGGGGTACAGGACAAGCCGAG ATGTCTTCATGAATTGCGGCCTCACGGAGGACGCCCCCTGTCCTGCCTTCTTTTCTGCGACAACCACAAACGACAGGATCCCGA GGTTCCTTTCTGGCGGTTCCTTATAACTGGAGCGGATCAGAACCAGGAGTTGAAAATGTGGTGCACTGTTTCCTGGACCTGTTTACAGACCATCAG GTTTTCTCCAGATCTGTTTAACTCATCAGTTCTGCCAAGTCTGAAGGCCAGTCTGGACCTCTCCTCTGAGTATCTCATCCTCACCGACGTACAGAGGAAG GTTCTGTATGTGATGGAGTTGCGGCAGGATTTGGACAAAGGCAAGGCCAATTTCACAGCGGTGTCCGAGTTCCTGCTGACCCACCCTGTACTCAGCTTTGGGGTCCGGGATGTCGCCCATAGCCGATTGCGACACACTGAGGTTCTCcctgcagaggaggagagtgagagTATGACAACAG AGGGCACTCAAGGACCGACAGAGTCCAAGTCTGGGATCCAAATTAAACTCTACTGTGTTCACACCAA gAGTCTGCAGGATGTCCAGATCTGGTTTCAGCCCCACTTGGGTTCCAGCTCTTCAGTCTTCCTGCCTCACTCTGATTCCCAGGATGGTTTTG GGTTTTCAGACCATCTCACTGACCAGAGCTCTGACAAGGAATCAGGAGGTGGCTCTCAGACAGACCTAAGGAAGATCCCATCACTTCCTGCTCCCGCTGACTTCCTGTCAAACTCTGGCGCCAGCAGTGGGATCAAGCTGATGACTCCTGACGCCTTCATGACACCAAGCACTTCG GTACCGGCATCTCCTGGCAGCAGCGCCAGCAGTCTGACCATTGTGACCGCTATCAGCAGCAACTCTGACtcaactaacag AACTATGGATGATATCAGTCAGAGTCCTAACAGAGCAGAGAACAACAACAGTAGTCTGGcactctccacctccaccagcagCCCAAGACCTGCTtctgctgtgctgctgcctgGACTGGAGAGCCTCCAG GCTTTGTCGTCCCCTATTGGTCCTATGGCACTCGACAGCCCTCAGATTCTGGATTCTCCCCTGCTGCCACCTCTGGCCTCTCCGACCAGGGCCCGCTCCCCCGACGTCATCTCCTCAGCCTCCACAGCCATGTCCCAGGACATGCCAGAGATCGCCTCCCAGACAATGCAGCTTCAGCGTGGACTAGTGTCCAGTTTGGAGCCCTTACCTCTTTCTGCtctccagacagacagcatgGCGTCTGCTGCATCTGCCCTGCACCTACTCACCTCACCACGCACAGCCAACAACGG CTTGTTGCCCCTCGAGCTCGGAGGTGCCGAAGGGCCAGTGGGCGGGTCAGTGGAGTCAGAGCCCAGACTCAGCAACACCCCGTCTCTACTTGAGAACGCCTTATCACAGGAGAACCCAGGGGTCGGTGGAGGGTCCTCAGATGGCGGTGTTGGCCTCACACCTTGGCCGGCAGCGCCTGACATCACTAGAGAAACCAGGAACAGCCTCAGGGACAATGGTCTTGGAGACTG TTCCAGAGAGGAGTCGAAGGACAGACACTTGAGCTCACCTTACCATCGACGCTCCTATCACCTCACACAGAATGACGGTCAGGACGCTGGCGCAGACCAGAG TGACCCTGACGACGAGGTGGCCAGCCTGGCATCATCCTCAGGAAATTGTGGCGCTCGTTCTTCTCACAGGCTGCCAGTTAAGGACTGGAAGACCTCACCACGAGGCTCGCCAAAAGTAAAGAGGAAGAGCAAGAAAGATGACGG TGATTTGTCTCACTCCAGGCAGATGGACTCTGGTCAG ATGAATGCAGAAGTACAGAACGAGTTGTTGATGCTCCTGCGTAGCCAGCAGAGGGAGTTAACTGAACTGCGTGGACAGATTGAAGCCATGCAGAGCACCATTATGGCCCGGGTGGAGCACGTCCTTACCAACCACCAGGAACAAGAAC AGCGCAGACTGGAGCGGGTTCTGGCAGAGAGTCAgaatcatcagcagcagcttcaggaaCAGCTCAGCCAGCAGCTCAGCCACACCCTCAGCTCGGTGCTAACCAACAAAATGGACAAGGTGCTACGAGAGGAAATGAAGAAAACAGTCCCACAAA CAATCTCTAAGAGTCTGGAGCCAGTGACAGGTCAGCTGAGCAGTACGATTGCTGCTAAGCTGACCGCTGTGGAGATCACCCTGAAGGACAACGTCAGCAAGGTGGTCAAATCCAAG AACACAACGGACGCAATTGGTCGAGCTGCAGCCGAAGCGATGCAGGGGCCCATCCAGGCGGCCTATAAAGACGCCTTCCAGAGCATCGTGCTGCCTGTTTTCGAAAGAGGCTGCCAGTCCATGTTTCAACAAATCAACGACAGCTTTAAACAAGGCACAAAAGAAT ACATCCAACAGCTTGAGACCCATATGAAGAACAGAaagcagagagagcaggagacaCGAGACCCCGTGATCGCTCAGCTCCAGCAGTCGATCGAAAGCTTCCAAAGCTCCACCGATCAGCTGGCCAATAACATCACATCTAATGTCCGGGCAGACGTCCAGCACCAGATCCAGATGATGGTGGGAAA TTTGCAGGAGTCTATTCTTAGCCACGTGCAGCGAATTGTCAAAGGGGAGGTGAGCCTGGCGATGAAGGAGCAGCAGGTGGTGGTTACCTCCAGCATCATGCAGGCGATGAGGTCAGCGGCTGGCACGCCCGTCCCAACAGCACACCTAGACTACCAGACACAGCAGGCCAAcatcctgcagctcctccagcaggGCCAGCTCAACCAGGCTTTCcagcag
- the nutf2 gene encoding nuclear transport factor 2, which yields MTDQPPWEQIGSSFVQHYYQLFDSDRSQLGSIYIDPSCLTWEGQQYLGKRAIVEKLSSLPFIKIAHSITAQDHQPTPDSCILSMVVGQLKADDDPIMGFHQCFILKNINDAWVCTNDMFRLAIHNFV from the exons ATGACGGACCAGCCTCCGTGGGAGCAGATAGGATCCAGCTTTGTGCAGCACTACTACCAGTTGTTTGACTCTGACAGATCACAACTTGGATCCATATAT ATTGATCCGTCATGCCTCACATGGGAAGGACAACAGTATCTGGGAAAAAGAGCAATTGTTGAGAAACTGTCT AGCCTACCCTTCATAAAAATAGCGCATAGTATAACAGCGCAGGACCATCAGCCAACTCCAGACAGCTGCATCTTGAGTATGGTTGTTGGACAGCTAAAA GCAGATGACGACCCTATCATGGGTTTCCATCAGTGTTTCATCCTGAAGAACATTAATGATGCATGGGTGTGCACCAATGACATGTTCAGGCTGGCCATTCACAACTTTGTCTAA